In Pristiophorus japonicus isolate sPriJap1 chromosome 2, sPriJap1.hap1, whole genome shotgun sequence, one genomic interval encodes:
- the LOC139249590 gene encoding uncharacterized protein isoform X3, giving the protein MELNSKNEISYVNPNRGSLKKFTIPRKKSADKAYLEICHTDWREYSFIQSTLEGSKLDGSYSLNTLWKFGDMKLIHNVKLEQRFAEKRAKMREDGRRGKELEESTFFLATSHIAAFKLYHEGLKCNVSSLQALGNPACGVYLHRHIDVLLRHHQLNNLATETILFFKVLLGKVKTIPPCMKKTKTGVDPTAKFDCHMSQIPASLKEPISTQIINSAVYLYEFNALCETMERPRQCLPYALVTVRFVGQRVKNAVTPLRFSTATTNCPLPDVSTLTSCTVAQRLGRGKNAKVVFQHFGKKENTSVLPVQFSPPQFSPANSLGKVAASKMNQDPRLLKRYSCVENGKEYSVPSQISPPSEPLCNINSLMKTLRFLNACPSSPAQQLRAPQAGQQALYRSRQEQAQSQDLENPTVECEKSEPFGASMPVTTVASGGLQNTADSPSLVPEAAPCQQPKEAQQGNDLTSLTELNMKICSGTQVNKAPSQSSTSEPVDQPFCEDLNLYESEVKKKLKKYSEYLVLCDKERICKIQSLKKLSRIDKKAFYCRLKKYDKYYERYQNELGLDKCCNAIVCKPWDVTYPYSSNYSAGKGAKSCSCVLTELVLRDIACSLSGSKQQEQSEAPSLNAKGTDDKSVGGLQTSAVAASNRLCDRSWVGNGISHRTEGLTAERLAVGGEDVPATSNVIGGLKGELQSSLSHEKANLTEDESVVTKSPVQVVSPSIASSQHAAQAMEFNFLSAAAHSPDQMVRHEPPALLEIPEGNRNVCLHEEEVMAEEMRSSWENGELSETEDRWFSDSPLDEVPTSAPSSRYLDEVYEEPLNLDSLLHFLAARIEWGKLFLKSKAKELKISPESATSPENCSQQILPPTASKPGQLAPHCSGSAGSNGEMVQQSSRSFSETLSIPDHQPTIPNLQITLSYEFNAEYDQHQTLADPSTGSDDSLWRAGESHVGTSSITETKPEQCCKTIGKDHEAVLDGDTGKPAPTAENLGLKYKFGKEINYVFTNIEDDVSGLGSNDGLRHALNKEVSSSPGPRPTRNYKQGGELPWNKQPPGGEQSGISQSPKCVEQWASGQSNEKDTASGNAARLAVAGFLKESPDTSGIHTGNTMSRTKPGGDYPKTLTDNLCEDTVLRKKMRKKSTLKPHAKDRNELKPHSKKTIDLKEDSTVTSNSDVSLNLKHVDSDLYKTNVTATENSKHKGGLSSHEGVAFLRSRHHKIIKKGSSVQFTGKPKGTLCPDENVKNLLRKLRLTNNKALALAHTNTSTEYVPHVCSTDGSKKKVQGSYRSAGNLASLYEGCIDTFSSSKRQIAQVASVLSSEASLSKSCRLSKLLTKAVRNLNKAYDKVGKSSEIVKRIGGTMISLPKSYQSNCNTFWESCDVNGRQYHKKHWHRSVTETDPQSSRCKKQRLAKKLILPHKCCEPPCKGVLGADFKRLARKQAPMTLVEKPNGMARVELASTTSTVGNPIPQSSAVTQGDCAQSTGSNLNRVRQHNPCKANLSVSVFERTEPSIVASQAESTSVKSQVGCHLLSAEILDLPDESKPSESLSGPKQSESLSGPKPSESLSGPKPSESLSGPKPSESPSGPKQSESLSGPKQSESLSGPKQSESPSGPKQSEYLSGPKQSESLSGPKPSESPSGPKQSESPSGPKQSEYLSGPKQSESLSGPKPSESPSGPKQSEYLSGHKQSESPFGSKPSESLSGPKQSESLSGPKQSKYLSRHKQSESPARAKLEEPQVECHIDSPEDRLCSGAETQVETILECPVDSPVVEPCFDSQMAEFLNVSPKVKIPLASQTADSLGEGQPLKSSNHRQRAEAQCGNHGLQSHCGFKTANVPGQDQPAHSKAGGSDILIFPGGFPKLDFLAHLRIPNSTAKSGAAQQLIDPQPMEVQLDSLERRARVDTTQEGLYQCEHDSAEPRVAELTELHQRVATRPEHQKPWSCAEYKVAECQAATPKRESHTEFLLIKSQAVASRAETQMASSESSGADFECPARLQCAGSTVQGPLVQCGADCQVVDAHTDSPTVAFQGGPCLPQYRRGDFTLECNNEQSPKMQEGEIVSDVDSALVGSGGAGRVEEQSLCMEGPGSTHGLSQSAQGAGSLMAEISEILQRADGTSSLEVLEQLRARCRAMLPAFVLGFERRQGESVAETLLCRDWLLRNGMQSAVRAVQLKPAALDPYVELQMMLEAWQFVANKVSFLKGLPTVRSLLWYDPTLYGELLAEKAGYQQQWPLYPSFQERVQHDCSQALNSYQAEVLGSCRAPSPGRNAYYVHLQHRRELDECMAVLHHPADCGHFCLSVPLTSSVNYGASLDKLEALRQAVWRLIHSHSDLPEDQRDAAKLAHLWMVVDFVNARTRAIHACPMPIHELWCLGLEHLQFAAAKTLAWQKREKGGPPTGSGDGRTTRWGAKDLTLQLNRDALCLLYNGYTSPPTPHKRSAGSSNDQLADARREGEKVRGSSNAEILGSGQQDLPGRCFHLPAQRFGSVGEILERSRTAQRPELEQLLTHCQKHLASLKTLFQALQEVEAEQAVLTEASFAATPSALRHARPLLLNPAAVEIYIELLMVYETAHYLSNLMAQRLSQATYRGLLWFDHSLLPELLFNQRDTSILSLFWEKGSQDPPEPLDSAASTLEQELDLIFEYRQSTNYAYAVQLLSRELGEIVAIKQYMRQHSLAVKTYVHCIPYAASVNYGCTEPYLTHNYRQLVLVLERLVKAPEKDLGKMAHIMEAMKSIMDMRRVAVGNSVAALRLLTHQMRHNSTKRQLLESPEMVPKSSQILDGADSTTDSTAASGRRGAKSPSTRKRRLCDSSSVPNPGQHQADDPPSDKKRMQWSWSR; this is encoded by the exons GTGTACTTGTACGAGTTTAATGCGTTGTGTGAGACGATGGAACGCCCTCGGCAATGCCTGCCGTACGCTCTGGTGACAGTGAGGTTCGTGGGCCAAAGGGTGAAGAATGCTGTGACGCCATTGCGGTTTAGTACTGCCACGACAAACTGTCCTCTACCCG ACGTGTCCACGTTGACGAGCTGTACAGTCGCCCAAAGACTTGGCCGAGGGAAAAATGCCAAAGTGGTGTTCCAGCATTTTGGGAAAAAGGAAAACACTTCTGTTCTTCCAGTCCAGTTCTCTCCTCCTCAGTTCTCTCCAGCTAATAGTCTTGGCAAAGTGGCAGCATCAAAGATGAACCAGGACCCAAGGCTGCTGAAGAGATACAGCTGTGTGGAGAATGGAAAGGAATATTCTGTCCCCAGCCAGATCTCGCCGCCCAGTGAACCCCTTTGCAATATCAACAGCCTAATGAAGACTCTTCGCTTTCTCAACGCCTGTCCCTCCTCGCCTGCACAGCAGCTGCGTGCCCCTCAAGCCGGGCAGCAAGCACTGTATAGAAGCAGACAGGAGCAAGCACAGAGTCAGGACTTGGAGAACCCAACAGTGGAGTGTGAGAAGTCCGAGCCTTTTGGAGCGTCCATGCCAGTCACCACTGTGGCCAGTGGTGGATTGCAGAACACCGCAGACAGTCCCTCATTGGTTCCTGAAGCTGCTCCTTGCCAGCAACCAAAGGAGGCCCAACAAGGCAATGACCTCACTTCGTTGACAGAGTTAAACATGAAAATTTGCTCGGGGACACAAGTAAATAAGGCCCCGTCCCAGTCGAGCACGAGTGAACCCGTCGACCAACCCTTCTGTGAAGACTTAAACTTGTATGAGAGTGAGGTGAAAAAAAAGTTGAAAAAGTATTCAGAGTACCTGGTGCTATGCGACAAGGAGCGAATATGCAAGATACAGTCGCTGAAGAAGTTGAGCAGGATAGATAAAAAGGCCTTCTACTGCAGACTTAAAAAATACGATAAGTATTATGAAAGATACCAAAATGAACTCGGGCTTGACAAATGCTGCAATGCCATTGTGTGCAAACCCTGGGACGTCACTTATCCATATAGCTCAAATTATTCTGCGGGGAAAGGTGCAAAGTCCTGCTCATGTGTTTTGACTGAGTTGGTCTTGAGGGATATTGCCTGCAGCCTCTCAGGGTCCAAGCAACAGGAGCAAAGCGAGGCCCCGTCGCTTAATGCCAAAGGGACCGATGACAAATCAGTGGGAGGTTTGCAAACCTCCGCGGTAGCGGCAAGCAATCGTCTCTGTGATCGGAGTTGGGTTGGCAACGGGATCTCGCACAGGACGGAGGGCTTAACTGCAGAAAGGTTAGCTGTGGGCGGCGAAGATGTTCCTGCAACTAGCAACGTGATTGGCGGGCTGAAGGGAGAGCTGCAGAGCTCTTTGAGTCATGAAAAGGCAAACTTGACTGAAGATGAATCGGTGGTTACCAAGTCTCCGGTGCAGGTCGTCTCTCCATCTATTGCTTCCAGTCAACACGCTGCTCAGGCAATGGAGTTCAACTTCCTCAGTGCTGCTGCTCACTCGCCTGACCAAATGGTGAGACACGAGCCACCCGCATTATTAGAAATCCCCGAGGGAAACAGAAACGTCTGTTTGCATGAGGAAGAAGTGATGGCCGAAGAAATGCGGAGCTCGTGGGAAAACGGCGAGCTCAGCGAAACTGAAGACAGGTGGTTTTCCGACTCTCCGCTGGATGAAGTGCCGACGTCTGCTCCTTCAAGTCGATACCTCGATGAAGTTTATGAGGAACCGCTAAACCTGGACTCGTTGCTCCATTTCCTCGCCGCACGGATCGAGTGGGGGAAACTGTTTTTGAAGTCAAAGGCGAAGGAGCTGAAAATAAGTCCAGAATCAGCCACAAGTCCCGAGAACTGCAGCCAACAAATTTTACCACCAACAGCATCGAAACCAGGCCAGTTGGCTCCTCATTGTTCAGGGTCTGCAGGCAGTAACGGTGAAATGGTCCAACAGAGTTCCCGATCATTCAGTGAAACATTATCAATCCCAGACCACCAACCCACCATTCCCAATCTGCAAATAACCTTGAGCTATGAGTTTAATGCAGAATATGATCAGCATCAGACACTGGCAGATCCGTCTACTGGAAGTGATGACTCTTTATGGCGCGCTGGAGAATCTCACGTCGGGACGAGCAGCATCACCGAAACAAAACCAGAGCAATGTTGCAAAACAATTGGGAAAGACCATGAGGCGGTTTTGGACGGAGACACGGGTAAACCTGCACCCACAGCAGAAAACCTAGGATTAAAATACAAATTTGGCAAAGAGATAAACTACGTTTTCACAAATATTGAAGATGATGTCAGTGGACTGGGGTCTAACGATGGTTTGCGTCATGCATTAAACAAAGAGGTGTCAAGCTCTCCAGGTCCACGACCCACCAGAAACTATAAGCAGGGAGGTGAGCTGCCATGGAATAAACAGCCTCCAGGTGGTGAGCAAAGTGGTATTTCCCAGAGTCCAAAGTGTGTTGAACAGTGGGCAAGTGGACAATCTAACGAGAAGGACACGGCATCAGGCAATGCTGCGAGATTAGCAGTTGCGGGGTTTCTGAAAGAATCCCCTGATACCAGCGGCATTCATACGGGCAATACCATGAGTCGCACTAAGCCAGGAGGTGACTATCCCAAAACGTTAACTGACAACTTGTGTGAAGACACTGTGCTAAGGAAAAAGATGAGAAAAAAATCAACATTGAAACCGCACGCTAAGGATCGGAACGAGCTGAAGCCCCATTCTAAGAAAACAATTGACTTAAAAGAGGATTCTACAGTCACTTCAAACTCCGATGTTTCATTGAACCTTAAGCATGTGGATAGCGATCTTTACAAGACCAACGTAACTGCAACTGAAAACAGTAAGCACAAGGGAGGACTGTCCAGTCACGAAGGGGTTGCATTCCTCAGAAGTAGACACCACAAGATTATTAAGAAGGGCAGCTCAGTTCAATTTACTGGTAAACCCAAAGGCACACTATGTCCTGATGAAAATGTTAAAAATTTATTAAGAAAACTAAGATTGACAAACAATAAAGCCCTGGCTCTGGCTCACACCAACACATCTACAGAGTATGTCCCGCACGTGTGTTCAACAGATGGCAGTAAGAAGAAAGTCCAAGGGAGTTACCGCTCGGCTGGTAATCTTGCTTCTCTGTATGAAGGGTGCATCGATACCTTTAGCAGTTCAAAGAGGCAAATTGCTCAGGTGGCAAGTGTTCTGTCCAGTGAAGCCTCCTTGAGCAAAAGCTGCCGCTTGTCCAAGCTGCTCACCAAAGCAGTGAGGAACTTAAACAAAGCTTATGATAAAGTTGGCAAGTCTTCAGAAATCGTGAAAAGAATTGGCGGCACAATGATCTCGCTGCCAAAGTCCTACCAGAGCAACTGCAACACTTTCTGGGAGAGCTGTGATGTCAATGGTCGACAATATCATAAAAAGCACTGGCATCGATCGGTTACCGAAACTGACCCTCAAAGCAGTCGCTGCAAGAAGCAAAGGCTAGCAAAGAAGTTAATACTTCCCCACAAGTGCTGTGAGCCACCCTGCAAAGGTGTGCTGGGCGCAGATTTCAAAAGGCTGGCCCGTAAACAAGCACCAATGACACTTGTTGAGAAACCTAACGGAATGGCTAGAGTAGAACTGGCCTCTACAACCAGCACCGTGGGGAATCCAATACCCCAAAGCAGTGCGGTTACGCAAGGAGATTGCGCGCAGAGCACGGGTTCAAACCTGAATCGTGTCCGACAACACAATCCTTGCAAAGCGAATCTCTCAGTCAGTGTATTTGAACGTACTGAGCCATCAATTGTTGCCTCTCAAGCCGAGTCCACGTCGGTTAAATCTCAAGTTGGATGCCACTTGCTGAGTGCTGAAATATTGGACCTCCCTGATGAATCCAAACCATCGGAATCCCTCTCCGGACCCAAACAATCGGAATCCCTCTCCGGACCCAAACCATCGGAATCCCTCTCCGGACCCAAACCATCGGAATCCCTCTCCGGACCCAAACCATCGGAATCCCCCTCCGGACCCAAACAATCGGAATCCCTCTCCGGACCCAAACAATCGGAATCCCTCTCCGGACCCAAACAATCGGAATCCCCCTCCGGACCCAAACAATCGGAATACCTCTCTGGACCCAAACAATCGGAATCCCTCTCCGGACCCAAACCGTCGGAATCCCCCTCCGGACCCAAACAATCGGAATCCCCCTCCGGACCCAAACAATCGGAATACCTCTCTGGACCCAAACAATCGGAATCCCTCTCCGGACCCAAACCGTCGGAATCCCCCTCCGGACCCAAACAATCGGAATACCTCTCTGGACACAAACAATCGGAATCTCCCTTCGGATCCAAACCATCGGAATCCCTCTCCGGACCCAAACAATCGGAATCCCTCTCCGGACCCAAACAATCGAAATACCTCTCTAGACACAAACAATCGGAATCTCCCGCCAGAGCCAAACTTGAGGAACCCCAAGTGGAATGTCACATCGACTCCCCAGAGGATAGATTGTGTTCCGGGGCAGAAACACAGGTGGAAACTATATTGGAATGTCCCGTTGATTCGCCGGTAGTAGAACCTTGCTTTGACTCTCAAATGGCAGAATTCTTGAACGTGTCCCCAAAAGTGAAAATTCCTCTTGCTTCCCAAACGGCAGATTCTCTGGGAGAAGGGCAGCCCCTGAAATCCTCCAATCATAGGCAAAGGGCAGAGGCCCAGTGTGGAAATCACGGGCTGCAATCCCACTGTGGGTTCAAAACAGCAAATGTCCCCGGCCAGGACCAGCCGGCCCACAGTAAAGCTGGGGGGTCAGACATTCTGATATTTCCTGGCGGATTTCCCAAGTTGGACTTCCTAGCCCATCTCAGGATTCCTAACTCTACTGCAAAGTCTGGGGCAGCCCAGCAACTAATTGACCCCCAGCCCATGGAAGTCCAGCTCGATTCCTTGGAAAGACGGGCACGCGTTGATACAACGCAGGAAGGTCTTTATCAGTGTGAACATGACTCAGCAGAACCCCGAGTAGCAGAGTTGACGGAGTTGCACCAACGCGTGGCAACTCGACCTGAGCACCAGAAACCCTGGTCTTGTGCTGAATACAAAGTAGCTGAATGCCAAGCGGCAACTCCAAAGCGCGAATCCCACACGGAATTCCTGCTGATAAAATCCCAAGCAGTGGCATCTCGGGCCGAAACCCAAATGGCGAGCAGCGAAAGCAGTGGAGCAGACTTCGAATGTCCTGCTAGACTCCAATGTGCAGGGTCCACTGTACAGGGACCTCTGGTGCAATGCGGAGCAGATTGCCAAGTGGTGGATGCCCACACTGATTCTCCAACCGTGGCTTTCCAGGGTGGACCTTGCCTGCCGCAATACCGGAGGGGAGATTTTACACTCGAATGCAACAATGAGCAATCTCCCAAAATGCAGGAAGGGGAGATAGTTTCAGATGTTGACTCTGCATTGGTGGGAAGCGGCGGGGCGGGCAGGGTGGAAGAGCAGAGTCTGTGCATGGAGGGACCAGGCAGCACGCACGGTCTGTCACAAAGTGCGCAAGGAGCTGGAAGCCTAATGGCCGAGATCTCTGAGATCTTGCAGCGAGCAGACGGCACCTCCTCGCTGGAGGTCCTGGAGCAGCTGAGGGCGAGGTGCCGGGCGATGCTACCCGCCTTCGTCTTGGGCTTCGAGCGGCGCCAGGGCGAGTCAGTGGCAGAGACCCTCCTCTGCCGAGACTGGCTGCTGCGGAACGGCATGCAGAGCGCCGTGCGGGCGGTGCAGCTGAAGCCGGCGGCCCTGGACCCTTACGTGGAGCTGCAGATGATGTTGGAGGCGTGGCAGTTCGTGGCGAACAAGGTGAGCTTCCTGAAGGGGCTGCCCACCGTGCGCAGCCTGCTGTGGTACGACCCGACCCTGTACGGCGAGCTGCTGGCAGAGAAGGCGGGCTACCAGCAGCAGTGGCCACTCTACCCGTCCTTCCAGGAGCGGGTGCAGCACGACTGCTCGCAGGCACTGAACTCCTACCAGGCGGAGGTGCTCGGGTCTTGCCGGGCGCCAAGCCCAGGGCGCAATGCCTACTATGTCCACCTGCAGCACCGGCGAGAGTTGGACGAGTGCATGGCAGTGCTGCACCACCCCGCCGACTGCGGCCACTTCTGCCTCTCAGTCCCCCTGACCTCCAGCGTCAACTACGGGGCCAGCCTGGACAAGCTGGAAGCCCTGCGCCAGGCTGTGTGGCGGCTGATCCACAGCCACTCCGACCTGCCCGAGGACCAGCGGGACGCGGCCAAGCTGGCCCACCTGTGGATGGTGGTGGACTTTGTCAACGCCCGGACCCGCGCCATCCACGCCTGCCCGATGCCCATCCACGAGCTATGGTGCCTGGGGCTGGAGCACCTCCAATTCGCCGCCGCCAAGACGCTGGCCTGGCAGAAGCGAGAGAAgggcgggccgccaacaggcagtggtGATGGTAGGACCACCCGCTGGGGAGCCAAGGATCTGACCCTGCAGCTGAACCGTGACGCCCTCTGCCTGCTTTACAACGGGTACACCAGCCCCCCGACCCCCCATAAGAGGTCCGCCGGCAGCAGCAATGACCAACTGGCCGATGCCCGGCGTGAGGGCGAGAAGGTCCGGGGGTCCAGCAACGCGGAGATTCTCGGGTCagggcagcaggatctccctggccGCTGCTTCCATCTGCCCGCCCAGCGGTTTGGCTCGGTGGGCGAGATCCTGGAGCGATCGCGGACCGCCCAGCGCCCAGAACTGGAGCAGCTGCTGACTCACTGCCAGAAACACCTGGCCTCGCTGAAGACCCTCTTCCAGGCGCTGCAGGAGGTGGAAGCCGAGCAGGCCGTGCTGACCGAGGCCAGCTTCGCGGCCACGCCTAGCGCTCTCCGCCACGCCCGCCCGCTCCTCCTAAACCCCGCGGCCGTGGAAATCTACATTGAGCTGCTCATGGTCTACGAGACGGCGCACTACCTGAGCAACCTGATGGCCCAGCGACTCAGCCAGGCCACCTACCGGGGCCTGCTGTGGTTCGACCACTCCCTGCTCCCCGAGCTCCTCTTCAATCAACGGGACACCTCCATCCTCTCGTTATTCTGGGAGAAGGGCTCGCAAGACCCGCCTGAACCGCTGgacagtgcagcctccaccctggaaCAGGAGCTGGATCTCATCTTCGAGTACAGGCAAAGCACCAACTACGCCTATGCGGTCCAGCTCCTGTCGAGGGAGCTGGGCGAAATCGTGGCCATCAAGCAATACATGCGGCAGCACAGCCTTGCGGTGAAGACCTACGTCCACTGCATTCCTTACGCGGCCTCCGTAAACTACGGCTGCACCGAGCCCTACTTGACCCACAACTACCGGCAGCTGGTGCTAGTCTTGGAGAGGCTGGTCAAGGCACCCGAGAAAGACCTGGGCAAGATGGCCCACATCATGGAGGCGATGAAGAGCATCATGGACATGCGGCGGGTGGCGGTGGGAAATAGCGTGGCAGCTCTCCGCCTCCTCACCCACCAGATGCGGCACAATAGCACGAAGAGGCAGCTGCTGGAGAGCCCCGAGATGGTGCCAAAGTCATCCCAGATCCTGGATGGTGCAGACAGCACTACGGACAGCACCGCAGCATCCGGGAGGCGCGGGGCAAAGTCACCGAGCACCAGAAAAAGACGCCTCTGTGACTCTTCGTCGGTTCCAAACCCAGGACAACACCAGGCTGATGACCCTCCCTCTGACAAGAAAAGGATG CAGTGGTCTTGGAGCAGGTAG